Proteins encoded in a region of the Elizabethkingia bruuniana genome:
- a CDS encoding PadR family transcriptional regulator, giving the protein MNTENTKAQMRKGILEFCILSLINKKEMYVSDLIDELKKGKLDVVEGTLYPLLTRLKNGEFLSYRWEESTSGPPRKYYEITEKGKLFLNELQNTWTELTDSVNQITKSQDNE; this is encoded by the coding sequence ATGAATACAGAGAATACCAAAGCGCAAATGCGAAAAGGCATCTTAGAGTTCTGTATTTTAAGTCTTATCAATAAAAAAGAAATGTATGTATCAGATCTTATTGATGAGCTGAAAAAAGGAAAACTAGATGTTGTGGAAGGCACACTTTACCCGTTGCTAACCCGCCTGAAAAACGGAGAATTTCTCTCCTACCGTTGGGAAGAGTCTACAAGCGGCCCCCCACGAAAATATTATGAAATAACTGAGAAAGGAAAATTATTCCTGAACGAATTACAAAACACCTGGACGGAACTAACAGATTCTGTTAACCAAATAACAAAAAGCCAAGACAATGAATAA
- a CDS encoding HD domain-containing protein codes for MKLEKEIQFILAVDALKNVQRRNYNADDSRRENTAEHSWQIVILAQILYPYAKNKEQVDLLRVIRMLSIHDLVEINAGDTFLFDEEMMKGKFEREKIAAKQIFGILDEPLQSEFYDLWIEFEGEETPDAIFACAIDRIMPFILNSNTSGKSWTEAGITEIQVRNMLENVIKRASDEMGEAFDILLQKSIDEGMLVS; via the coding sequence ATGAAATTAGAGAAAGAAATCCAGTTTATACTGGCTGTAGATGCACTGAAAAATGTGCAGCGCAGAAACTACAATGCAGATGATTCCCGCAGAGAAAATACAGCAGAACACAGCTGGCAAATCGTAATACTGGCACAGATCCTTTATCCATATGCTAAAAATAAAGAGCAGGTTGATTTACTTAGAGTCATCCGTATGCTTTCTATTCACGATCTTGTAGAGATAAATGCCGGAGATACTTTTCTTTTTGATGAAGAAATGATGAAAGGTAAGTTTGAACGTGAGAAAATTGCGGCAAAACAGATTTTCGGAATTTTAGATGAACCTTTGCAATCTGAGTTTTACGATCTGTGGATAGAATTTGAAGGCGAAGAAACTCCTGATGCCATATTTGCTTGTGCTATAGACAGAATTATGCCTTTTATTCTTAATTCTAATACCAGCGGGAAAAGTTGGACAGAAGCCGGAATTACAGAAATTCAGGTGCGCAATATGCTGGAAAATGTAATTAAGCGTGCTTCAGATGAAATGGGAGAAGCTTTCGACATCCTGTTACAGAAAAGTATTGATGAGGGAATGTTGGTAAGCTAA
- a CDS encoding Crp/Fnr family transcriptional regulator, protein MQDFIEQINLYYPLSAEATDALLEICKEDYFKKNELLQKSGETARYYYFIKSGLVGYYMIDEDGEQVYKLFFAEKSFPAATVSIIKNEPGDFSIVALEDCTVIKYPAKEYRDLLTRHHDLAMFHIRYLEKNWVVNKEPLEISLKHETAKQRYLKLLKEPDLYNRLKQHHIASYLGVTPTQLSRIRKEIKD, encoded by the coding sequence ATGCAGGACTTTATAGAACAGATTAATCTTTACTACCCTTTGTCAGCAGAAGCAACTGATGCTCTTTTGGAAATATGTAAAGAGGATTATTTTAAAAAGAATGAATTGCTGCAAAAGTCTGGTGAAACAGCCAGATATTATTATTTTATAAAATCCGGTCTGGTAGGTTATTATATGATAGATGAAGACGGAGAGCAGGTTTACAAGTTGTTTTTTGCAGAAAAAAGCTTTCCTGCAGCCACAGTTTCTATTATTAAAAATGAGCCCGGAGATTTTAGTATTGTAGCACTTGAAGATTGTACCGTTATAAAATATCCGGCGAAAGAATACCGGGATTTGCTTACTAGACATCATGATCTGGCAATGTTTCATATCCGCTATCTGGAGAAAAATTGGGTTGTAAATAAAGAACCGCTGGAGATTTCCTTAAAGCATGAAACAGCAAAGCAGCGTTATTTGAAACTATTGAAAGAACCAGATTTGTACAACAGGCTGAAACAGCATCATATTGCATCTTATTTGGGAGTGACACCAACCCAGCTAAGTCGCATAAGAAAAGAAATAAAAGATTAA
- a CDS encoding alpha/beta hydrolase, with amino-acid sequence MKTLFNLTLLLVFSHPLFAQKVIREKIFSAKMKKEISTIIVTPDIKPHQQYKTVYILHGYSGNPERTLTQDIPDLQAKAKAFNTIYILPDGNYNSWYVDSPVDQKSQYKTFIGSELVQYIDGHYPTKAEKTSRGILGWSMGGFGSLYIGTSFPETFGIVGSSCGALDFRTFNEGYNNYQVDKVLGPLSSLGSEYILSDNTDKMLNTGQYYILDCGINDFFISKNQSFHQELLGKKIEHLYIESLGEHNTEYWSRALSNQLSLFENYFSHQ; translated from the coding sequence ATGAAGACATTATTTAATCTCACCCTTTTATTGGTATTCTCACATCCACTTTTTGCACAAAAAGTTATTCGTGAAAAGATCTTTAGTGCAAAGATGAAGAAAGAGATCAGTACGATTATTGTAACTCCGGATATTAAACCTCACCAACAATACAAAACGGTGTATATTCTGCATGGTTATAGCGGGAATCCGGAAAGAACTTTGACGCAGGATATTCCGGATTTACAGGCTAAGGCAAAAGCCTTTAATACCATCTATATTTTGCCTGATGGTAATTACAATAGCTGGTATGTGGATAGTCCGGTGGATCAGAAATCACAATACAAAACTTTTATAGGTTCAGAATTGGTACAGTATATCGATGGACACTATCCTACAAAAGCTGAAAAAACATCCAGAGGAATTCTAGGATGGAGTATGGGTGGCTTTGGATCTCTGTATATCGGAACTTCTTTTCCGGAAACATTCGGGATTGTAGGCAGTTCTTGTGGAGCTTTGGATTTCCGGACGTTCAATGAAGGTTACAACAATTATCAGGTGGATAAAGTTTTGGGTCCGCTATCTTCTTTAGGTTCAGAATATATTTTGTCGGATAATACTGATAAAATGCTGAACACAGGACAATATTATATTCTGGACTGTGGAATAAATGATTTTTTTATCAGTAAAAATCAAAGTTTTCATCAAGAATTGCTCGGCAAAAAAATTGAACATCTTTACATAGAATCCTTAGGAGAGCACAACACTGAATACTGGAGTCGTGCTTTATCTAACCAATTATCATTGTTTGAAAACTATTTTAGTCATCAGTAA
- a CDS encoding bacteriocin-like protein, translated as MKTLKANALKLKNQKALSREQMKSINGSAGNWCTYECCPEIPKPLCPGYKCPAVICPQ; from the coding sequence ATGAAAACATTAAAAGCAAACGCTTTAAAGCTTAAAAACCAAAAAGCATTGTCCAGAGAACAAATGAAAAGTATTAACGGTAGTGCTGGTAACTGGTGTACCTATGAATGCTGCCCGGAAATACCTAAGCCTCTTTGCCCGGGATACAAATGCCCTGCGGTAATCTGCCCACAGTAG
- a CDS encoding endonuclease MutS2, translating to MQVTKDNLSELEFPQLLEQIVPFAFSPKIAEQITHILPMPLDEARISLTKVSEYASSYENDNAIPFNEYEDIEAELKVMAIENYRLDAASFMKIKNISMMVGKLVVYFKKFNEYYPVLFSESQEIELTKEIIEKINNVFNRYGEVKSDASPDLEIIRKEISHARKAIQENFNRALTMYGQSDLLDDIRETIIDDQRVLAVKSGFKKRIPGRTLGVSKTGSITYIQPESVVKHQFRLRENEEEEKKEIDRILRQLTAEIAIFQPLLEEYQAYIFDTDLTQAKARFAHKVNGILPEINEKKRLKLINAYHPLLWMRNQEEQKPIYSQTLELSERNRIICISGPNAGGKSITLKTVGLLQLMIQSGILVPVHPKSEMFFFDKIRTDIGDNQSIENHLSTYSSRLKKMAGIIREADDNTLLLIDEFGTGSDPELGGALAEAFLEFFYDKNSFAIITTHYTNIKLVVEQLPNAINAAMLFDEETLEPMYKLEIGQAGSSFTFEVAEKNKIPRFIIKNAQKKVEHDIVNLDKTIVKLQQEKYEVEKLKSDLTERKESVEDKRDNLQKLNEQLQQKLFNFQKLYEEEHRKLQFGNRVESFIDGYVNGKSRKDIVKDFVKILEQEKYRRKETDKTTNDRLKVVKRKITQQLKKDDVKEKIAETNEKLEEKKQKERALWLKEGQRVRISGSTSVGTIEKISKNKVIVNYGTFKTTINADELERI from the coding sequence AGAATGACAATGCTATCCCTTTCAATGAATATGAGGATATAGAAGCCGAGCTAAAGGTAATGGCTATAGAAAACTATCGCCTGGATGCAGCATCTTTCATGAAGATAAAGAATATCTCAATGATGGTAGGAAAACTGGTGGTTTACTTTAAAAAGTTCAATGAATATTACCCTGTACTTTTTAGTGAGTCTCAGGAAATTGAACTGACTAAAGAAATTATTGAGAAGATTAATAATGTATTTAACCGCTATGGTGAAGTAAAGTCTGATGCTTCTCCGGATCTGGAAATTATACGTAAGGAAATCAGTCATGCAAGAAAAGCCATTCAGGAAAATTTCAACCGGGCATTAACAATGTACGGACAATCGGACCTTTTGGATGATATTCGTGAAACTATTATAGACGATCAAAGAGTATTAGCTGTAAAGTCAGGATTTAAGAAAAGAATACCAGGCAGAACACTTGGGGTATCCAAAACAGGTTCTATTACCTATATACAGCCGGAAAGTGTTGTAAAACATCAGTTCCGCCTTCGTGAGAATGAAGAAGAAGAGAAAAAAGAAATAGACAGAATTCTGCGCCAGCTTACTGCAGAGATCGCTATATTCCAACCTTTGCTGGAGGAATATCAGGCTTATATTTTTGATACTGATCTTACACAGGCTAAAGCCAGATTCGCACATAAAGTGAATGGCATACTTCCTGAAATCAATGAGAAGAAGAGGCTAAAACTTATCAATGCTTACCATCCGTTGCTATGGATGAGAAATCAGGAAGAGCAAAAGCCTATCTACTCGCAAACGCTGGAGCTTTCCGAGAGAAACAGAATTATCTGTATCTCCGGACCCAATGCAGGAGGAAAGTCTATTACATTGAAAACTGTAGGATTACTACAATTAATGATTCAGAGTGGAATTCTGGTACCCGTACATCCTAAATCGGAGATGTTCTTCTTCGACAAAATACGTACGGATATTGGAGATAATCAGTCTATCGAAAATCACTTGTCTACCTATTCTTCGCGTTTGAAGAAAATGGCAGGTATTATCCGTGAGGCAGATGATAATACATTATTGTTAATTGATGAATTTGGAACAGGATCCGATCCTGAACTTGGTGGTGCTTTGGCAGAAGCTTTTCTGGAATTCTTCTATGACAAGAATAGCTTTGCCATTATTACGACCCACTACACCAACATCAAGCTGGTTGTGGAACAACTTCCAAATGCTATCAATGCGGCTATGCTCTTTGATGAAGAGACTCTGGAGCCTATGTACAAACTAGAAATTGGCCAGGCCGGAAGTTCATTTACATTCGAAGTTGCCGAGAAAAATAAAATACCAAGATTTATTATTAAAAATGCCCAGAAAAAGGTAGAACATGATATTGTAAATCTTGATAAAACGATTGTAAAGCTGCAGCAAGAGAAATATGAGGTTGAAAAACTGAAATCTGATCTTACCGAAAGAAAAGAATCTGTAGAAGACAAACGCGATAATCTGCAAAAACTAAATGAACAGCTGCAGCAAAAGCTCTTCAACTTTCAGAAGCTATATGAAGAGGAGCACCGTAAGCTACAGTTTGGAAATCGTGTAGAATCTTTCATCGACGGCTATGTAAACGGGAAGTCCCGAAAAGACATTGTAAAGGATTTTGTAAAAATTCTGGAACAGGAAAAATACCGCCGTAAGGAAACTGACAAAACTACTAATGACAGATTAAAAGTAGTAAAGCGGAAAATTACCCAACAGCTGAAAAAGGATGATGTGAAGGAAAAGATCGCTGAAACCAATGAAAAGCTGGAAGAGAAAAAACAAAAAGAACGTGCTCTGTGGCTAAAAGAAGGTCAGCGTGTACGGATCTCCGGAAGTACAAGTGTTGGTACGATCGAAAAAATCTCTAAAAATAAAGTGATTGTAAATTACGGAACATTTAAGACAACCATAAATGCAGACGAGTTAGAGAGAATCTAA